The proteins below are encoded in one region of Myxococcales bacterium:
- a CDS encoding DUF1049 domain-containing protein, whose translation MRLIKLVVLWVLFIALFLFAISNTEQVAITFVGARIAEGPLSLVIFVSSALGMLIGGLLGLFLRSKPRKGIDDHS comes from the coding sequence ATGCGACTTATCAAACTTGTAGTACTTTGGGTGCTCTTTATTGCTCTTTTCCTTTTTGCCATATCCAACACCGAACAAGTCGCTATCACTTTTGTCGGTGCGCGAATCGCCGAAGGACCGCTTAGTTTGGTAATTTTTGTAAGCTCCGCCCTGGGCATGCTCATCGGTGGACTGCTTGGACTTTTTCTCCGCTCAAAACCGCGAAAAGGCATCGACGATCATAGCTAA
- a CDS encoding methyltransferase domain-containing protein: MVQLPEHGYFRLYRLQQKALLFPIRTAHQLLRHVGKTKHEVADSASEALKAAYEQLLRDEWQSVEQGYYPKSILFDFPFTRYALHLPLLTAEFFRVHRRMRQGNYKDLPEVADATRYPKYYLRNFHWQSDGYFSKHSARLYDLSVEFLFLGTADVMRRQILTPMARHLKRDPSRAAHMLDVACGTGRSLRFISKAFPNIQATGLDLSPFYLEQAKKTVQHDPMVSLVQGNAETLPFDDHSFDIVSSTYLFHELPRAVRRTVMSEMDRVLKPGGLLVLEDSAQPSEAQDLAVFLGSFAADFHEPYYRDYLRDELLELMPDHYQGKQQRRAFVSKVAWAIKPSA, translated from the coding sequence ATGGTGCAGTTACCAGAGCATGGCTATTTCCGGCTTTATCGCTTGCAGCAAAAGGCTTTGCTCTTTCCGATCCGAACAGCGCATCAGCTTCTTCGGCATGTAGGCAAGACAAAACATGAGGTAGCGGATTCAGCAAGTGAGGCTTTGAAAGCTGCCTATGAGCAGCTGCTTCGGGATGAATGGCAATCCGTTGAACAAGGCTACTATCCGAAATCGATTTTATTTGATTTTCCATTTACTCGCTACGCTTTGCATCTGCCTTTGCTTACAGCAGAGTTCTTTCGCGTGCATCGCCGCATGCGTCAAGGCAACTATAAAGACTTGCCGGAAGTTGCCGACGCTACGCGCTACCCCAAATACTATCTGCGTAATTTTCATTGGCAGAGTGACGGCTATTTTTCAAAACATTCGGCGCGGCTTTATGACTTGAGTGTGGAGTTCTTATTTCTGGGTACGGCGGATGTCATGCGTCGTCAGATCCTTACGCCGATGGCTCGCCATCTTAAGCGAGACCCGAGCCGGGCAGCACACATGCTGGACGTTGCATGTGGAACTGGACGAAGCCTGCGCTTTATCAGTAAAGCCTTTCCAAATATACAAGCCACCGGTCTCGATCTATCGCCTTTTTATTTAGAACAGGCCAAGAAGACCGTGCAACACGATCCGATGGTATCGCTTGTGCAAGGCAACGCTGAAACGTTGCCTTTTGACGATCATAGTTTCGACATCGTAAGCAGTACCTATCTTTTTCATGAACTACCGCGTGCGGTTCGCCGCACGGTGATGTCTGAAATGGATAGAGTGCTTAAACCCGGAGGTTTGCTCGTGCTTGAGGATTCGGCACAGCCTTCTGAGGCTCAGGACCTTGCTGTGTTTTTGGGTAGCTTTGCGGCTGACTTTCACGAACCTTACTATCGTGACTATTTGCGCGATGAGCTGCTGGAGCTCATGCCGGATCATTATCAAGGCAAGCAGCAGCGGCGCGCCTTTGTGTCCAAGGTAGCTTGGGCGATCAAGCCGAGTGCTTAG